A DNA window from Rubripirellula tenax contains the following coding sequences:
- a CDS encoding MBOAT family O-acyltransferase codes for MVFTQAEFVIFFVIVLVAAWACRERVARNTVLLAASYYFYAYWDIRFCGLLLLSTFVDDTVARKIESNDDQAIRKRWLVVSLVFNLGILGFFKYCNFFIDSASAVIEPWGWSTSTLPIILPVGISFYTFQTMSYTIDVYRRRLHASNRPLDFALYVAFFPQLVAGPIVRASELLPQLASVPTWSGRRFYGGFQQLLRGAVKKVLIADRMGEMVDVVFAGPDLYSGATLCVAIVAYTGQIYYDFSGYTDMAIGAAKMLGYRFPNNFRHPYLATSISDFWRRWHMTLSRWLRDYVYIPLGGSRFGSVMTYRNLMLTMGLGGLWHGAAWTFVLWGLWHGGSLAVHRAFRFPVPRCVGWVLTMGVVMIGWILFRSPDLAAADQFMFGIVRQRAGIDWFPPLVIAAITCMVLEHAAWTTRLRLAMRLPADAWYSPIATTVMLWALVLYSPRGFQPFVYFQF; via the coding sequence ATGGTTTTCACGCAGGCTGAATTCGTCATCTTTTTCGTCATCGTCCTAGTGGCTGCATGGGCTTGTCGTGAACGGGTCGCTCGAAATACCGTGCTGTTGGCGGCCAGCTATTACTTCTATGCGTACTGGGACATCCGGTTTTGTGGCTTGTTGTTGCTTTCAACGTTCGTCGACGATACGGTTGCCCGGAAAATCGAATCCAACGATGACCAAGCGATTCGAAAACGATGGTTAGTGGTCAGTCTTGTTTTCAATCTGGGGATCCTGGGTTTCTTCAAGTACTGCAACTTCTTTATCGATTCTGCCTCGGCGGTGATCGAACCGTGGGGGTGGTCGACGTCGACGCTGCCGATCATTCTGCCCGTCGGCATTTCGTTTTACACGTTCCAAACGATGTCCTATACGATCGACGTTTATCGGCGACGACTCCACGCGTCGAACCGGCCGCTCGATTTCGCATTGTACGTTGCCTTCTTTCCCCAATTGGTCGCCGGGCCGATTGTCCGCGCCAGCGAACTGTTGCCTCAGTTGGCATCCGTACCGACTTGGTCGGGGCGACGGTTCTATGGCGGTTTCCAGCAACTGCTGCGGGGCGCCGTGAAGAAGGTGTTGATCGCCGATCGTATGGGCGAAATGGTCGACGTCGTTTTCGCCGGGCCTGACTTGTACTCGGGTGCAACGCTTTGCGTGGCAATTGTCGCCTACACCGGCCAGATTTACTACGATTTTTCTGGCTACACGGACATGGCGATCGGCGCGGCAAAGATGCTGGGCTATCGGTTTCCGAACAATTTTCGGCACCCATATCTGGCGACGTCGATTTCCGATTTTTGGCGGCGCTGGCACATGACGCTGTCCCGTTGGCTGCGAGACTACGTGTACATCCCGCTGGGCGGCAGCCGATTTGGATCGGTGATGACGTATCGAAACCTGATGCTGACCATGGGACTGGGTGGGTTGTGGCACGGGGCCGCTTGGACCTTTGTGCTTTGGGGACTGTGGCACGGCGGGTCGCTGGCGGTGCATCGTGCATTTCGCTTCCCCGTTCCGCGGTGCGTCGGGTGGGTCTTGACGATGGGCGTCGTCATGATCGGATGGATTCTGTTTCGCAGTCCCGATTTGGCCGCAGCCGATCAATTCATGTTCGGAATCGTCCGCCAGAGAGCGGGCATCGACTGGTTTCCACCGCTGGTGATCGCTGCGATCACATGCATGGTGCTTGAACACGCCGCATGGACCACTCGGTTGCGATTGGCGATGCGATTGCCGGCCGACGCGTGGTACTCGCCGATCGCAACGACCGTGATGTTATGGGCGTTGGTGTTGTACTCGCCGCGAGGTTTTCAGCCGTTTGTCTATTTCCAGTTCTGA
- a CDS encoding peptidylprolyl isomerase, producing MKVATFETNKGTIKVELFDDKTPKTVENFETLCGKNYYDGLKFHRVIADFMIQGGCPQGTGTGGPGYKFEDEFHPDLKHDGPGVLSMANAGPNTNGSQFFITHVATPHLNGKHSVFGKVIEGQDIVDAIAMGDVMTKVTVTEE from the coding sequence ATGAAAGTTGCAACCTTTGAAACGAACAAAGGCACCATCAAGGTCGAACTGTTCGACGACAAGACGCCCAAAACCGTCGAGAATTTTGAAACGCTGTGCGGTAAGAATTACTACGACGGCTTGAAGTTTCACCGCGTCATCGCGGACTTCATGATCCAAGGCGGTTGCCCGCAAGGCACCGGTACCGGCGGTCCCGGTTACAAGTTCGAAGACGAATTTCACCCCGACCTCAAGCACGACGGACCCGGCGTGTTGTCGATGGCCAATGCCGGCCCGAATACCAACGGATCCCAGTTCTTCATCACTCACGTCGCCACCCCGCACCTCAATGGCAAGCACAGCGTGTTTGGCAAAGTCATCGAAGGCCAAGACATCGTTGATGCGATTGCGATGGGCGACGTGATGACCAAGGTGACGGTCACCGAAGAGTGA
- a CDS encoding cytochrome c oxidase assembly factor Coa1 family protein, which produces MSMNPNNPFDANPNAPGNSAAYGQTPPKKSNAKFWLLGCGLTGLIGMLVCCGGGLFVTQMGMSMMAGEFQKQLDGNPVIVEHIGDINSMSMSFSDTITAAQNADGGSEELAFTIEGTKGSGVVMIQQDKSGDGMTMSSATLVMADGQRYPIELAQSSGEEFNMDEMFDAGELPVQVE; this is translated from the coding sequence ATGTCGATGAACCCAAACAATCCGTTCGACGCAAACCCCAATGCGCCGGGCAACAGTGCTGCCTACGGGCAAACGCCACCGAAGAAGAGCAACGCCAAATTTTGGCTGCTCGGCTGTGGTCTCACTGGCCTGATCGGCATGCTGGTTTGCTGTGGAGGCGGCTTGTTCGTCACCCAGATGGGCATGTCCATGATGGCGGGCGAATTTCAAAAGCAATTGGATGGAAACCCGGTCATTGTTGAACACATCGGTGACATCAACTCGATGAGCATGAGCTTTTCGGACACCATCACTGCCGCCCAAAACGCGGACGGTGGCTCGGAAGAGTTGGCCTTCACGATCGAGGGCACGAAGGGGTCGGGTGTCGTCATGATTCAGCAGGACAAATCCGGCGACGGAATGACCATGAGCTCGGCGACCCTAGTCATGGCGGACGGTCAACGGTATCCGATCGAATTGGCTCAATCCTCGGGCGAAGAATTCAACATGGACGAGATGTTCGACGCCGGTGAGCTTCCAGTTCAGGTCGAGTGA
- a CDS encoding right-handed parallel beta-helix repeat-containing protein, with translation MIKIPIPFALATAFSLAMATQNCLAARFYVGLGGSNSRTSSEAQNRSTPWQTIRHAVNQVGGGDEVVVLDGTYYEQVYINRSGYADGELVLRSENREGARVVGLISATDQSFLRIDGFDVSNYSSTGLTKGVSFTRCHHITVRDCRVRECWGGGISFDQSDWILAEWNITHNNAYNDPNQHSGISVYQPQYRGNDSRTYGITIRNNTSFANRNYVNNAALGRPSDGNGIVLDDFYNSQGGGNGVRYNRMSVVENNLCFDNGGNGVHCFRSQNIRVRNNTCVGNVGSFDFGGEVSVSESERVYVYNNILKANPGKRAALQYDSQNFWFGFNIIDGDVREVPYDPSNHYGDPGFRPGSFELEYYSPGFNTGIDAGDHFFLDVYGRSRFSGSINRGALETP, from the coding sequence ATGATCAAGATTCCGATTCCTTTTGCGCTGGCTACCGCCTTCTCACTTGCGATGGCGACACAGAACTGTTTGGCGGCTCGTTTTTACGTCGGCCTGGGCGGCTCGAACTCGCGCACCTCTTCCGAGGCCCAGAATCGGTCGACGCCTTGGCAAACGATTCGGCATGCCGTCAATCAAGTCGGCGGCGGCGACGAGGTGGTCGTGCTGGACGGGACCTATTACGAGCAGGTGTACATCAACCGATCCGGTTACGCCGATGGCGAACTTGTGTTGCGATCTGAGAATCGTGAAGGGGCCCGCGTCGTGGGTTTGATCTCGGCGACCGACCAGAGCTTTCTGAGGATCGACGGCTTCGACGTCAGCAACTACTCCAGTACCGGGCTGACCAAAGGCGTCTCGTTCACACGATGCCATCACATCACCGTCCGCGATTGCCGTGTCCGTGAATGCTGGGGTGGCGGAATCTCGTTCGATCAATCCGACTGGATCCTGGCCGAGTGGAACATCACTCACAACAACGCGTACAACGACCCGAACCAACACAGCGGCATTTCCGTGTACCAGCCTCAATACCGCGGCAACGACTCGCGGACCTACGGAATCACCATTCGCAACAATACGTCGTTCGCGAATCGCAACTACGTCAACAACGCCGCGCTGGGCCGTCCGAGTGACGGAAACGGGATCGTGCTGGACGATTTCTACAACTCTCAAGGGGGCGGAAACGGCGTCCGCTACAATCGAATGAGCGTTGTGGAAAACAACCTGTGTTTTGATAACGGCGGCAACGGGGTCCACTGTTTCCGCAGCCAGAACATTCGCGTCCGCAACAACACCTGTGTCGGGAACGTCGGTTCGTTCGACTTTGGTGGCGAAGTCAGCGTATCCGAAAGCGAACGCGTCTATGTCTACAACAACATTTTGAAGGCAAATCCCGGCAAACGGGCGGCCTTGCAGTACGATTCGCAAAACTTTTGGTTCGGGTTCAACATCATCGACGGCGACGTTCGCGAAGTCCCCTACGATCCGTCGAATCACTACGGCGACCCTGGATTCCGGCCTGGCAGTTTTGAGCTGGAGTACTACAGCCCGGGCTTTAACACAGGGATCGACGCGGGCGACCACTTTTTCTTGGACGTTTACGGACGCAGTCGCTTTTCCGGCTCGATCAACCGCGGCGCCCTGGAAACTCCGTAG
- a CDS encoding glutamine synthetase beta-grasp domain-containing protein: protein MTKCKLEYIWLDGYQPTQTLRSKTKIEDDFSGKVEDAKVWSFDGSSTEQATGGKSDLLLKPVKVIPDPGRIGTGFLVMCEVLNPDNTPHKSNGRSTIHDDDGDFWFGFEQEYTLWDPETQKPLGFPTDGFPAPQGPYYCSVGTGRAVGRELIEEHMEMCLEAGLNLEGINAEVMKGQWEFQIFAKGAKEAGDQIWLARYMLDRCGEKYGIQINYHCKPVKGDWNGSGMHANFSNNLLRTCGSKEIYEAVCQAFEPRIKEHIDVYGADNNQRLTGLHETQSIDRFSYGISDRGASIRIPIFTVEHGWKGWLEDRRPASNADPYMVASAIIATVKRAKLPAGAAS from the coding sequence ATGACCAAGTGCAAGTTGGAGTACATCTGGCTCGACGGCTATCAGCCCACCCAGACCCTGCGAAGCAAGACCAAGATCGAAGACGATTTTAGCGGCAAGGTTGAAGACGCCAAAGTCTGGTCGTTCGACGGTTCGTCGACGGAACAGGCCACCGGCGGCAAGAGCGACCTGTTGCTCAAGCCCGTCAAAGTCATCCCAGATCCGGGCCGCATCGGCACGGGATTCTTGGTGATGTGCGAAGTCCTCAATCCCGACAACACGCCTCACAAGTCCAACGGTCGCTCAACGATCCACGACGACGACGGCGATTTTTGGTTCGGTTTCGAGCAGGAATACACGCTGTGGGATCCCGAAACACAAAAGCCGCTGGGTTTCCCCACCGATGGTTTCCCCGCGCCGCAAGGCCCGTATTACTGCAGCGTCGGAACCGGCCGCGCCGTCGGACGTGAATTGATCGAAGAACACATGGAAATGTGTTTGGAAGCGGGCTTGAATCTGGAAGGCATCAACGCCGAAGTGATGAAGGGCCAGTGGGAATTTCAGATTTTCGCCAAAGGTGCCAAAGAAGCCGGCGACCAAATCTGGCTGGCTCGTTACATGCTTGACCGCTGTGGCGAAAAGTACGGCATCCAGATCAATTATCACTGTAAACCAGTCAAGGGCGACTGGAACGGCAGCGGGATGCACGCCAACTTCTCAAACAATTTGCTTCGCACATGCGGTAGCAAAGAAATTTACGAAGCGGTTTGCCAAGCGTTCGAACCTCGGATCAAGGAACACATCGACGTTTACGGCGCGGACAATAATCAACGATTGACCGGCCTGCACGAAACCCAGTCGATCGACCGTTTCAGCTACGGCATTTCCGACCGTGGCGCTTCGATCCGGATTCCAATTTTCACCGTTGAACACGGCTGGAAGGGCTGGCTCGAAGATCGTCGCCCAGCGTCCAACGCGGACCCGTACATGGTGGCCAGCGCGATCATCGCGACCGTCAAGCGGGCGAAGTTGCCAGCCGGCGCCGCAAGCTAA
- the tuf gene encoding elongation factor Tu, with translation MAKEAFNRTKPHVNVGTIGHIDHGKTTTTAAILAVQAAKGLAKTKGYADIAKGGTVRDATKTVTISVAHVEYETANRHYAHIDCPGHADFIKNMITGAAQMDGAILVVSAADGPMPQTKEHVLLARQVGVPYIVVYLNKCDLVDDEELLELVELEARELLSKYDFPGDDVPVVRGSSLPAYNNPADPAASQCITDLMEALDSAIPEPTREDDKPFLMAIEDVFSIEGRGTVATGRIERGVVKVGEEVEIIGLSEAPVKTICTGVEMFRKEMTEGRAGDNVGCLLRGVKREDIQRGQVLAKPKSIMPHTKFEAEVYCLSKDEGGRHTPFFSGYRPQFYFRTTDVTGTANLVGAEMCMPGDNVKVTVELHKPIAIDDGVRFAIREGGRTVGSGVVTKILE, from the coding sequence ATGGCTAAAGAAGCTTTCAATCGGACCAAGCCCCACGTCAACGTTGGGACCATCGGCCACATCGATCACGGCAAAACCACCACCACAGCAGCGATTCTTGCGGTTCAAGCCGCCAAGGGCTTGGCGAAGACAAAGGGCTACGCCGATATCGCGAAGGGCGGTACCGTCCGTGACGCGACCAAGACGGTGACCATCTCGGTGGCTCACGTTGAATACGAAACCGCGAACCGTCACTACGCCCACATCGATTGCCCGGGCCACGCTGACTTTATCAAGAACATGATCACCGGTGCCGCCCAGATGGACGGTGCGATTTTGGTTGTATCGGCCGCCGACGGCCCGATGCCACAAACCAAAGAACACGTGCTTTTGGCTCGCCAGGTCGGCGTGCCTTACATCGTGGTTTACTTGAACAAGTGTGACCTCGTCGACGACGAAGAGTTGCTGGAATTGGTCGAATTGGAAGCTCGTGAATTGCTTTCCAAGTACGACTTCCCCGGTGACGATGTGCCTGTCGTCCGTGGTTCGTCGCTGCCGGCCTACAACAACCCCGCCGACCCTGCCGCCAGCCAGTGCATCACTGACCTGATGGAAGCGCTGGACTCGGCTATTCCTGAGCCCACTCGTGAAGACGACAAGCCATTCCTGATGGCGATCGAAGATGTGTTCTCGATCGAAGGTCGCGGAACCGTGGCAACCGGACGTATCGAGCGTGGCGTTGTGAAGGTCGGCGAAGAAGTCGAAATCATCGGACTGTCGGAAGCTCCCGTTAAGACGATCTGCACCGGCGTCGAAATGTTCCGCAAGGAAATGACCGAAGGTCGTGCTGGTGACAACGTGGGCTGCCTGCTTCGCGGTGTAAAGCGTGAAGATATCCAGCGTGGCCAAGTTTTGGCGAAACCAAAGAGCATCATGCCGCACACCAAGTTCGAAGCCGAAGTTTATTGCTTGAGCAAGGACGAAGGCGGCCGTCACACGCCGTTCTTCAGCGGATACCGTCCCCAGTTCTACTTCCGCACCACCGACGTGACCGGAACCGCGAACTTGGTCGGTGCTGAAATGTGCATGCCCGGCGACAACGTCAAAGTGACCGTCGAACTGCACAAGCCGATCGCAATCGATGACGGTGTTCGCTTCGCAATTCGCGAAGGCGGACGCACCGTTGGTTCAGGCGTTGTTACCAAGATTCTCGAGTAA
- the secE gene encoding preprotein translocase subunit SecE, translating into MSRDIAGTNSVPLTSELFKNSVYKPNQGRIVRQLTALAIWVVVSLGCWSLYGSLRGGLDSGSYLIPAIPSILLAAGLWFGYRVVNWPKFADFLIAVEAEMNKVTWPSKDELIRASIVVILTIFLLAVALFLFDVLWQAIFNFLGVTS; encoded by the coding sequence GTGTCCCGAGACATAGCTGGAACGAACAGTGTTCCTCTGACGAGCGAACTGTTCAAGAACTCCGTTTACAAGCCGAACCAAGGCCGAATCGTTCGCCAATTGACGGCGTTGGCGATTTGGGTCGTCGTCAGCCTTGGATGCTGGTCGCTTTATGGATCGCTGCGAGGCGGCCTGGATTCCGGGTCGTACTTGATTCCGGCGATCCCATCGATCCTGCTGGCGGCTGGACTTTGGTTCGGTTACCGCGTTGTCAATTGGCCGAAGTTCGCCGACTTCTTGATCGCCGTCGAGGCCGAGATGAACAAGGTGACTTGGCCCAGCAAGGATGAACTGATCCGCGCTTCGATCGTCGTCATCCTGACCATTTTCCTGCTTGCTGTCGCCCTGTTCCTATTCGACGTGTTGTGGCAAGCTATTTTCAATTTCCTGGGCGTGACCAGCTAG